A window of the Ipomoea triloba cultivar NCNSP0323 chromosome 14, ASM357664v1 genome harbors these coding sequences:
- the LOC116003761 gene encoding phospholipase A-2-activating protein-like: MIILHPDGANILLKHVNHDNDTLIELMKKVTVNPPLPANLLTSIRAVTNLFKNSLFYDWLIKNRGEILDAFSSCYLSSNKNVQLSYSTMVLNYAVLLIEKKDEEGQSQVLSAALEIAEEESVEADSKFRVLVAIGSLMLDGVVRRIALDFDVESIAKAAKAAKDPKLAEVGADIELIIKQT, translated from the exons ATGATAATTTTACACCCCGATGGGGCAAATATCCTACTCAAACATGTCAACCACGATAATG ATACACTCATTGAGTTGATGAAGAAGGTGACTGTTAATCCTCCCCTTCCTGCAAATCTTCTAACAAGCATCCGTGCTGTGACTAATCTCTTCAAGAATTCGTTGTTTTATGATTGGTTAATAAAAAATCGTGGAGAG ATTCTAGATGCTTTCTCAAGCTGTTATCTATCCTCAAATAAAAACGTACAACTTTCTTATTCAACAATGGTACTCAA CTATGCTGTTCTTTTGATTGAAAAGAAGGATGAGGAAGGTCAATCTCAAGTTCTTTCAGCAGCTCTTGAG ATTGCAGAAGAGGAAAGTGTTGAAGCTGATTCAAAATTCCGAGTTCTGGTTGCCATTGGATCACTG ATGCTTGATGGGGTTGTTAGAAGAATTGCATTAGACTTTGACGTAGAAAGTATTGCAAAAGCAGCCAAGGCGGCTAAGGATCCAAAGCTGGCTGAAGTTGGGGCAGACATTGAATTGATAATAAAGCAGACTTGA
- the LOC116003759 gene encoding phospholipase A-2-activating protein-like translates to MMDIDFAEYRLRCQLRGHEDDVRGVCICDSVGIATSSRDRTVRLWSPDGSNNRDYTMSKILLGHTSFVAPLAWVSPSEEFPEGAVVSGGMDTHIFVWNLATGQKFQELKGHKMQVTGIALDGSDVVSTSVDCTLRRWRRGKQIEVLEAHKAPIQAIIKLPSGELVTGSSDMTLKLWKGATCAHTFVGHTDTVRGLAVMPDLGILSASHDCSIRLWALSGEVLMEMVGHTNIVYSVDAHVSGLIVSGSEDCFTKIWKDGVCVQSIQHPGCVWDVKFLENGDIVTACSDGIVRIWTTQQDRIADPLELESYENLLYQYKCSRKRVGGLKLEDLPGLEALQTPGTSDGQTKIVREGDNGVAYAWNLREQKWDKIGEVVDGPDDGPARPVLDGVQYDYVFDVDIGDGEPVRKLPYNRKDNPYTTADNWLLKENLPLSYREQIVEFILQNTGQKNFTPDPFFVDPFTGANAYVPGEPSKAPATAAKPTLKHVPKKGMLVFDAAQFDGILKKILEFNSSLQSDSERNNLSINDADLSRLTAIVKILKDTSHYHTSRFSDVDLALVLRLLKTWPLSMLFPVIDILRMIILHPDGANILLKHVNHDNDTLIELMKKVTVNPPLPANLLTSIRAVTNLFKNSLFYDWLIKNRGEILDAFSSCYLSSNKNVQLSYSTMVLNYAVLLIEKKDEEGQSQVLSAALEIAEEESVEADSKFRVLVAIGSLMLDGVVRRIALDFDVESIAKAAKAAKDPKLAEVGADIELIIKQT, encoded by the exons ATGATGGATATCGACTTCGCCGAGTATCGGTTGAGATGCCAGCTTCGAGGGCACGAAGACGAT GTACGTGGTGTATGCATATGTGATAGTGTTGGTATTGCAACTTCATCAAGAGATCGAACTGTTAGGCTCTGGTCACCTGATGGATCAAACAACCGTGACTACACTATGTCAAAGATATTATTGGGCCATACTAGCTTTGTGGCGCCGTTAGCTTGGGTCTCTCCTAGTGAGGAGTTTCCAGAGGGTGCAGTTGTTTCTGGAGGCATGGACACTCACATTTTTGTTTGGAATTTGGCAACTGGGCAGAAATTTCAGGAGTTAAAGGGTCATAAGATGCAAGTTACTGGCATTGCATTGGATGGTTCAGATGTTGTGTCAACTTCTGTTGATTG TACATTAAGACGATGGAGGAGAGGTAAACAGATTGAAGTTCTGGAAGCTCATAAAGCACCTATTCAAGCAATTATTAAGTTGCCTTCAGGAGAGCTTGTAACTG GTTCAAGTGACATGACCTTAAAGCTTTGGAAGGGAGCCACATGTGCACACACTTTTGTTGGCCATACAG ATACAGTTCGAGGCTTGGCTGTGATGCCTGATTTAGGAATCCTCTCTGCATCACATGATTG CTCAATTAGGCTGTGGGCACTTAGCGGTGAAGTATTGATGGAGATGGTTGGCCACACTAATATTGTATACTCTGTTGATGCTCATGTCTCTGGGCTTATTGTCAGTGGAAGTGAGGATTGTTTCACTAAGATATGGAAag ATGGAGTTTGTGTCCAGAGCATACAACATCCTGGATGTGTTTGGGATGTCAAATTCTTGGAAAATGGTGATATTGTGACTGCATGCTCTGATGGAATAGTGCGTATATGGACAACACAGCAGGATAGGATTGCTGACCCTCTAGAACTTGAGTCATATGAGAATCTACTTTATCAGTACAAGTGCAGTAG GAAGAGAGTTGGAGGGTTGAAATTGGAAGATCTACCAGGGCTGGAAGCTCTGCAGACCCCAG GCACTAGTGATGGGCAGACAAAAATTGTTCGGGAAGGGGACAACGGCGTAGCATATGCATGGAATCTGAGGGAACAGAAATGGGATAAA ATTGGTGAAGTTGTTGATGGGCCTGATGATGGCCCGGCCCGGCCTGTGCTTGATGGAGTTCAATATGATTACG tATTTGATGTTGATATTGGTGATGGTGAGCCTGTTCGTAAATTGCCGTATAATCGCAAAG ATAATCCATATACAACTGCTGATAATTGGCTACTGAAGGAGAATCTCCCTCTTTCCTATCGTGAGCAGATTGTTGAATTCATACTACAAAATACTGGACAGAAAAATTTTACTCCGGATCCATTTTTCGTTGACCCCTTCACTGGTG CCAATGCTTATGTTCCTGGAGAACCTTCAAAGGCTCCTG CTACTGCAGCAAAACCTACTCTCAAGCATGTCCCTAAG AAAGGGATGCTTGTATTTGATGCAGCACAATTTGATGGGATTCTCAAGAAGATTTTGGAATTCAACAGTAGTTTACAGTCTGACTCA GAGAGAAATAATTTGTCAATAAATGATGCTGATCTATCAAGATTGACTGCTATTGTTAAAATTCTGAAAGATACATCGCACTATCACACCAGTAGATTTTCAGATGTCGATCTTGCATTGGTTCTGAGGTTGCTTAAGACATGGCCACTATCAATGCTATTTCCTG TTATTGATATCTTGAGGATGATAATTTTACACCCCGATGGGGCAAATATCCTACTCAAACATGTCAACCACGATAATG ATACACTCATTGAGTTGATGAAGAAGGTGACTGTTAATCCTCCCCTTCCTGCAAATCTTCTAACAAGCATCCGTGCTGTGACTAATCTCTTCAAGAATTCGTTGTTTTATGATTGGTTAATAAAAAATCGTGGAGAG ATTCTAGATGCTTTCTCAAGCTGTTATCTATCCTCAAATAAAAACGTACAACTTTCTTATTCAACAATGGTACTCAA CTATGCTGTTCTTTTGATTGAAAAGAAGGATGAGGAAGGTCAATCTCAAGTTCTTTCAGCAGCTCTTGAG ATTGCAGAAGAGGAAAGTGTTGAAGCTGATTCAAAATTCCGAGTTCTGGTTGCCATTGGATCACTG ATGCTTGATGGGGTTGTTAGAAGAATTGCATTAGACTTTGACGTAGAAAGTATTGCAAAAGCAGCCAAGGCGGCTAAGGATCCAAAGCTGGCTGAAGTTGGGGCAGACATTGAATTGATAATAAAGCAGACTTGA